The following proteins are co-located in the Roseofilum reptotaenium CS-1145 genome:
- the gloA gene encoding lactoylglutathione lyase, with translation MRFLHTMLRVKNLEESLTFYCDVLGMKLLRQKDYPGGEFTLAFVGYGEESDHTVLELTYNWGQDQYDLGDAYGHIALGVEDIYQTCDQIKDKGGKVVREPGPMKHGSTVIAFVEDPNGYKVELIQTKS, from the coding sequence ATGCGATTTCTACACACCATGTTACGAGTGAAAAACTTAGAAGAGTCTCTAACGTTTTATTGCGACGTTTTAGGAATGAAACTGCTGCGTCAAAAGGACTATCCAGGGGGAGAGTTTACCTTGGCCTTTGTCGGGTATGGGGAAGAGTCCGATCATACAGTTCTAGAACTCACCTATAACTGGGGTCAAGACCAGTACGATCTCGGAGATGCCTACGGTCACATTGCCCTAGGAGTAGAAGATATCTATCAAACCTGCGACCAAATTAAGGATAAAGGCGGTAAGGTGGTGCGCGAACCCGGGCCGATGAAGCATGGATCTACGGTAATTGCTTTTGTAGAAGACCCCAATGGCTATAAAGTAGAACTGATTCAAACGAAGTCTTAG